A segment of the Panicum hallii strain FIL2 chromosome 1, PHallii_v3.1, whole genome shotgun sequence genome:
CGACAGCCCGACACTAGTGCGTCCACGGTCCAGTAGGATGTTCAGACACCTGCTGTTCGTTTGGGAGAGAAAAAAACACGCACCTGCTGCAGTCGCTGACTGCTGGGCCTGGGCATATATAATCTGAAGAATTCCATGCTCGTGCGCGACTCGACAGTAATCAGAAGTGAGTCAAAGTGAATCAAACACGAGCTGCTGCCGTCGTACGCGGGTTCCGAATGATCAAGAGCTATCTTTGCGACGCGCCAAGGGAAACATGGAGGACCAGCGACCAAGCCCAGGACCTCCGTCTTTTCAGGGTGTGTTCTTTGGATGCAAAAGAATCAGAGGGATAACAATTCGACGCATGCGATGGACGCGAAACAGCAGCGTGTACACGAACGGAGAGGCGCAGCGGCTGCCGGCTGCCGGCTGGGCGCCGGGCTTGCAGGCCGACGGCTGAGAGCAGCGAACTGTAACAATGGTAACCTCATCGGTCGTGCGGCAGCGGACCAGATGTTGAGGCCGGCCGGCGACGGAGAAGAAGAGCCTGGCGATCGAGCTGTCCGCCTCGGATTTTAATTCATTGAGCATTTGATCTAGGACGGGAGGAACCCCGCTCGTTGAAGAAATTTCGGGATTGTCTCTCGAGTCTCGACCCTCGGCAAGGCAACAATCCGGCACGAGCAGTTTCGGGAGCAGCGGATCGCGGACAGGGTGCGAGGGTCCGATCGCGCCACCGCGGCCATCGTTGtcgcggccgccggcgaggcgACCACCTGACCGGCTGGCCCTTAGTCCTCTCCGCCGCGTTCGCCAATCGCCAGTGCCGCCCATTGGAGTCGTCTCAGAAAGCCGGCCCTGCGCGCGCGGCTTCAGTAGCTCACAGCCCATCACGAGACAGCTCACTGGGCTGCTTCCTGGGTCTCAAGCCCATACAACGCTTCAGCCCGCCTTCATCCGCTCGGATCCTGCCGCTCGTTGCCGAGCCGACGGCTCCTGCGACCCCAGGGatggacggtaaatgaaataccgtccacccctggtCGGGGAACAAAAGCACCGACCGTCCCCTCGCCGCTGTCACCGCTAGTCCCGCCGCAGCGCCGCTGTCCACCGAACGTTGGAGCGCGCCGGCGGGCCAGAGAACGCGGTCGCTCCGACACGTGGACGATCCTTCCGGAAGACGCGGATGGAACCGGCCTTCGCCACGCAGATGAACGCGCCGCGCGTCGGCCTTCACCACGGCGACGGCGAAGCGCAACGGACACGCGCTCTCCGAAGCAAAATAGAAAAGCTTCTACTTCCACGGACGCATCTCCTACTCCGGCAGCTCTGGCCGTGGAGGGTGAAGCCGACGCGTGCACTGGCTGACCGACAGCTGAATTGCTGATTCTGATCGAGATGCGTCAACAAGCCCGACGTCGAGCAGGTTACAGACATGGCCATCTTCCTCGAAAACAAGATGAGGACAGGCCCTCTGATGTCCACCGTCGTCACTGAAAACGCCGGGCATTGATACCATTCTCGGGTATCTGGATCAAACTGCATTGGCGTCTTGCCATCTCTACGGAAAGAGATTCTAGATAAGGTCCTCTTGCAGGTGTACAGAAGGAGCAGAACAGAAACGATTGCACTAGGCAacatgttccatggattgggacGATGAACCAACACCAGCCACCTTATTGCTCCTCTGATGCTATGCACAGAGATGCAAACACCCAGTTACTGTCCAGTGCGTCTACGAGACATGCATGATATACACATGAAAGGATACTACTGTGTAAATCTGTAATTGCTGAGCCGCAGAGGCATCAATACTTCAGTCTCATAGAACCTCAGTGGTTAATGGAAAATATGGTTGTGACAATACAAAGGGTACGCGCTAAACAGGGGTTATTTTTATTAATTTAGATTAAAAAGGGCTAACAATTCTCTTCAGGCCGGCCAATTCATTCACGGTTCTCAAAGTTCAAAACAGCTCCAGGGTGTAAACTATGAACCAAGATCCCCAGATTATATACAGGGCATGCAGAGAAGCCATGGTGAATGACAGTCAGTCTTCAGATCCATCAGTACTTTTTCTGGGAAAAAAAATCTTTTTGGTTTTGGAGAAGCATCCTTTGCGTGCTGGTTGATGATAATGCTACAGGGTGTCAGTGCACGTGCGAGTGCAGTGACACTTCTCTCCACAGATCATCTACTGCTATGGCGGAGTGGAAAGCAATCAACAATCTATTCGCACAAAGGAAAGACGAAAGATTACAATCTCCCAATGTACCTCATGTTTGGACCGCAAATTCTTCAGACGTCGATGCATGCCTGGATGCGAAACAACAGAAGCCAACGTACACGCAAATGGATGCACTGGATGCGAAGCAGCATGCAGCCATGCAGGCTGACGGCTGAGAACAGCGAGCTGTAATCATGACACGTCTTCAGAGCATGGAGCACCTAATGGGTCGTGCGACAGCTTGACCAGGATGTCGAGGCCGGCGACGGGGAAGAAGAGCCCGGGCGAGCTGTTCAACCGGAGTTTCAAttcagagggggggggggggggggggcgacggGGAGCGGAGCCCCGTCCAAGCAATTTCGGGATGGTTCTCTCAGCCCTCGGCGACAACCTGGCCTGAGCAATTCCGGGAACAGCGGATCGTGAACAGGGCGCGAGGCCCCGatcgcgccgccgcggccgtcgtCGAGGCCTCCGATGGTGGAGGCGGCCACCGGCCACCTGCAGCGCCGCGTTCGCCAACGCTACCCGTTGGCCGGCCCGAGCGTATCACTGGGCTCACAAGACACGGCCCACGTTGACCACTGGGCTGTTACTTGGGCTTTTAAGCCCATGCGACGCACCAGTTCGACTCCCTCCGCTCGGATCCTGCCGCTCGTTGACGATCCGCCGGCTGcagggggtggacggtaaatgaaataccgtccacccctggtCGGGGAACAGGATCACCGaccgcccctccgccgcggtcACTGCCACCCTTACCGTCGTTCGCCGGGTGTTGGAGCACGGCGCGGTTGCTCCGCCGCGTGGACGGGACGGCCCGTGTGGAAGACGTGAATGGAACAGCTGCCTGCAGGTGTGCCCGGGCGGCGCCGCCCTCGCACTGACGGCGTCCCGCGAATCAACGCGCCGCGCATCCGCCTGCGCCACGGCGGCGAAGCGCAACAGCCATGTGCTTCGGACACCGAAGCAGGGGCCTCTCTTTCCTCGGAGGCGTCACCTGCTCCCGCTGTTGCCGTGGCGGGTGAAGCTGACGCGTGCACTGATTGAATTGACCACTGAATCGCTGATCGAGCTGCGTTAACAAGGCCGACCGCCGACGTCGAGCAAGTTACAgacaggcccatcttcttcgaAAAAAAAGATGAGGAGGCGCAACCTCTGATGCCCACCGGCCACCGTCGTCACCGAAGTCGCCGGGCATCGATGCCGCTCTCTGATATCTGATCGAACCGCAGAGGCATCTGCAGGCGTACAAAAGGAACGGGGAACAGAACAGAAATGGTTGCACTACGCAGCGCAACAGCTTGCAGTGAGATCAGATCACACACAACCTTCCATGTTTGCAGTGGTATGTCTCGGAACCACGGGCCACGCCTGGAACATGCCAGCCCAGGGtttgccggaggcgctggagaCGGAGGCTGCTGCTGAGAGCCACCGGGACGAGTGGTGTTGGTGGACGGCCCCTTCTTCTTGTACTTTTGCTTCTTGCCGGAACCATCGGCAGGTGATGGCGGAGGAGATGGGCCGATGGCGCCGGGTGTATGGCGAGGCCGAGAGCAGACTGTGATGCCGGCGCGACGCTGGACGACGAACCACCGGCCGCCTGCTGGTTGGCGAAGAAGGCAGCAGCCTGGGCCATCTTGACAGCATTGTCGAGGCGGTGCTCCTCAAGAAGAAATGGGAGCGGACCTTGAGGAAGTTGGGCAGCTTGTTGACGGTTAGGCCGGGGATGACGTGCTGAAGACGAGGGTTGAGGCCGCGCAGGAGGGTGATGACGAGGTCGGGATCAGAAACTGGCGAGCCGAGATCGCGCAGCTGATCGGCGAGGAGTTTCACCTTGGTGCAGTAGGCCATCACGGTCATGTCGCCCTGGTAGATGTTCCGGAATTCGGCGCCGAGGTACGCAGATCGGGTGGCCCTGTTGTCGCGGAAGAGCCCACGAATGAAGCGCCACAGAGAGTAGGCGGTGTCCGATCCGGTTTGAATGGTGCGTAGCAGATCGGTGGAGATGGTGCAGTAGAGCCAGGAGACGATGGAGTAATCGTTTTGCACCCAATCAGAAGTACCTTGCACCATGAAGGAGTTGATATGGTCGACAAGACCGAATTTGGCGAAGACAGCAAGGAAGCAGAGACGCCATTGCCCATAGTTTCCGGCATCGAACTCGAGAACCATGGGAACATGGGCCTTGATGTTGATCAGCTGGACTTGAGATGCCGGAGCAGGAGTAGTGATGACTAGGGGAAGGCCGTGTTCAGGAGCTGCCGAGCCGGCTGGAGAAGCAGATCTAGAggaaaaggaggaggagctcatGGCGATCTGGTGGAGAGGAGCGCAGCGGAAGAAGTGGATTGCGAGCTAAGCTGATACCATGTAGGAGTTCAGAGAATGACCACACACTTCTATTCATGAGTTTGATGTACATATATACACAGTGCAAGGGCTGCAAGCCCGGACTCTCAGCTAACATTTCTAACTGATTAACAGTACATGCACATGTTCAGCTACATACACGGAGAAGGAGTCAATTCAGTTACTAACAGAACacttagagcatctccaagagtgCTCAAAAAACACTCCTAATAAGGCACATCTTCGATCATACCCCATAACTGGACCAATTCATCAATGAGAGGGACAGTTAAATCATGAGACACATCTCTTATCCACTGATCATTGGTTAAGGCTTCCGCGACAGTCCGCTTCTTTCGTTTGCTGTGCTTATATAGAGCCGAAAAGAGGAGTGCCGGGGCCAGGCCTTGCACCCAGCTTGACAGCCAGAAACTTGCTTTGTGACCATTATTTACTATCACCTTGGTGGCCACAGCAAAAAGAGCAATGTCCATCTCATCCACTGGCAGTTCCATACCTACCCAAGGCCGATCCGGGTGTCTCCATTGAAACCATAACCATCTTAACCTGAGGGCTCGACTAAAGAATTCCAGGTTAGTGATCCCAAGACCACCTTGGTTGATTGGTCTTTGCAGCCGCGCCCAGCTTACTTTACATTTACCCCCATGCAGCCGCTGGTTTCCGGCCCATAAGAACTGTCTGCGCACCTTATCGAAAGTTTGAAGAACTGCTTCGGTGGTTTGATCACTGTCAGCAAGTAAACAGGCAAGGAGCTAAGCACAGACCGAACCAGCACTCTTCGTCCACCTGGGTTCAATAGGTTGCATTGCCAACCAGATAATTTTGCTAGGGCCTTATCCTGCACCTGCTGTACATGGACAAGCCAAAGCCTTCCGAGAACTAAGGGTAGTCCCAGATAAGTCAGCGGGAACCCCACTCGTTGGCCAGTGAAGGAGCTTAGAACATCATCCATGTCGAGGTCTTGGCAGCATATGCTCGCTACCGAGCTTTTCTCCAAGTTAATCCTCAGTCCCGTGGCATCCCAAATTTTTTCATCATCTCAACACCATCTGCACCTCTTCTCTGACTGGATTGACAAAGACAACTGCATCATCGGCATAAAGTGACAAACGAAGCTTGGCATGTCGACCACGCAGGGGTGAAAGACAGTCCTCATCTGTTGCCAGcttgaaaatattttgaagtgtGTCAATTGCCAAAATGAAAAGATAAGGCGACAGTGGATCGCCTTGACGAAGGCTCCTCTTGTTTTCAATTGTAGGCCCTGGAACCCCATTGAGAAGCACAAAGGGAAGTCGAGGAGCTGAAAATAAGAGCCAGTCAATCCCTCCACCTTGGCGGAAAACCCCTCTTTTCCAGTAGCTGAAACAAATATTCCTAGGAAACCGAATCGAAGGCCTTGGAGATGTCCATTTTCAAGTAGTGCAGGTGTTTTTGTGTGATGGTAAGCTCTTGCAAGATTTCTGATATACAGGAAGTTATCTTGTATACACCGCTTCTTAATGAACGCACTTTGAGAAGTTGAAATCAGCCCATCAATGATCGGTTGTAGACGTAGAGCTAGAGCCAACATTTTTGAGACAATCTTGGCAAATGAATGAATCAAACTGATCGGCCTGAAATCCTTTACTGTATCAGCCACATCCTTCTTCGGCGGCAGGGAGATAGAAGCACTATTCAACTTCCCCATTGGACCCATGTGTAACCTGTGAATACATGCAAAGGCGTTCACAACATCTACTTTAATTATGGGCCAACAGATCTTGTAGAAAAAGCCTGTGAATCCATCTGGACTAGGCGCCTTTTCCGATGGCATTTGGTTAATAGCATCCCCCGATTTCTTTTTCAGAGAAAGCATCATCCAACCCACTTCTCTGAATTTGAACCAGATTTCAAATCATCCCAATGGAAAGAAGCTGATCGATCTTCTTCTTTCCCAAAGTGTTGAGGAAGTGATCAAGAATCTCCTTCTCTTTCTCTTCATGAGACCAAAGTAACTGCCCCGCCTGAGTCTTGAGATGCGGTATAAAATTCTTCCGGCGACGTGCATTGGCTTTCAGATGAAAAAACTTTGTGCAGGCATCCCCTTCTTTTAGCCAAGTTAGCCGTGAGCACTGCCTGCGCCTTGAACGCTCCACAGCATTCAGCCCGAGAACTCTGATTTTAAGTGCCTAGCGAAGTTCAGTTTCCTCCTGAGTCAGTTGTCTGACATCCTGTGCCATATCAAGCCTCAGAATGATTTCTTGTGCCATATGAAACTGAATCACCGCATCGCCGAATAAATTACTGCTCCAAGCTCTGAGAGCCCTTGCAGTGTTACAAAGCTTGTTGTGGAGAATGTTCAAACTGTTGAGTCATTAGGATCGGCTAATGCGTTAATTAGACTAGAAGATCTCCTTTTGGTGCTGATAAAAACGGGTCATAGAGAgattgagagagagagaaagcagGGAAGGGCACGGGgttataccttcgtgccctagACCGGCAGCGGATGCAGAGGTTCCCGCCATGGCGGTGTAGCGCGGGGTTCGGAGCAGATCGGCCGTAGAGGTTCAAGCTCACGGTGGCCGACGGTGTGTACACTTCGCGTGTCCGGGGTCGAGGCAGAGGTCCCGCGGGCGATGGCCGGAGGAGGGTCGAGGCAGAGGTCCCGCGGGCGATGGCCGGAGGAGcttcccgccgctgctgcgcctCTCCTCTAGATCAGTTAGGGTTGTGTAGGTGGGGTGGCTGCGGCGCCGGTGATTCTCGTGCcgtgtgccgctggcccccacctccttTTATATGGCGCagtgcgacgggggcccaccagctagatCGTGCTGgtacgcccccgatcagggcgcgtgagAGAGCAAGACCCTCTCGGATCCGTTGGGATTCCGAGGGGGTTTaggagatcaaactaacagtcTCCCCCTTAATCTCACTCTGTGTTTTTCTTTCCTTTACTTTTCTCGCTTCTTCATGGATTTGTACATAGAGCATGCTTTATCGTCATGGTCAATCGCCGATAGATTCAACAGCTACAACATACTCCTCTATTCAGAAAGcgattctttaaccttttgggcCCTTCTAGTCCGAAAatcacaggctatcccttaaccccatgccggctacgtgttccttgaacacgttgggtggtaagcctttcgtcAGCGGATCCGCAAACATTTTCACTGTGCTTATGTGCTCGAGATTAATgatctgatctcggactttatctttcacaacataatactttatatctatatgtttggcagcaccacttgtcttgttgttgtgagcgtacATTACTGCGGGCTCGTTGTCGCAGTACAACTGTAATGGTTTAGATATGTTATCAACCATTTTCAGACCGGGTACGAACttctttagccagttcacctgccctgtagcctcataacatgcaacaaactcggcatacattgtggacgatgtagtgacggtttgtttgcaacttttccacgatattgctcccccggctagggtgaacacatatcctgacgtggattttctgtcatctcctgcgtaatcggaatctgagtatcctacgatacgcagagattctgttCTCCTGTACGTTAACATGAGGCCttttgttccttgcaaatagcgcagaactttctttaccaatttccagtgttctggtcctggattactctggaatctgccaagcaacccggtaacataagctatgtcagggcgtgtgcacacttgtgcatactgtaagcttcccacagcggaagcatatggtaccattttcatttgatcAATCTCATATTGAGTCCTGGGGcattgaaattccccatatctgtcgcccttaactataggtgcaggtgaggcactgcatttgTGCATATTGAATTTCTTTAGGACCTTTTCTATGTATGTCTTTTGCGATagtcctaatacccctttcaatctgtctcggtgaatctcgattcctagaACGAATCTTGCTTCACCGAGGTCTTTCATCTCGAAATGCGAGGATAAAAACTTTTTCATCTCTAGTAGCAGATTGACATCGCTACTTGCCAGTAGAATATCGTCCACGTACAAAATTAGAAAGACGTACTTtccattcttgaactttgcgtaaacgcaattatcctcgacattttctttaaacccgaattcttttattgtcttatcaaacttcaagtaccactgtcttgaagcttgctttagcccataaatcgatttcctcagacggcatcccaatttttctttgccttccacgacaaaacctttcggctgtgccataTAGACGGTTTCATCTAAGTCCCCGTTAaggaatgctgtcttcacatccatctgatgtaattctaaaTCGTAATGAGCTACAAGAGCCATTATGATTCTGAAAGAATCTTTACAAGAGACCGGGGAAAACGTCTCGttgtaatcaattccttctctttgtgtaTATCCTTTAgccacgagtcgtgctttaaacttatctatattcccttaggagtcatatttggttttgtagacccatttgcagcctactgttttggctccttcaGGAATCTCCTCTAGGTCCCACActttgttggtactcatcgattttatttcGTCTTCCATAGCGTCAAGCCATTTCGACGAAtgttcacttctcatggcttcttcaaatgaagtaggatcatcctccatttgaatttcctcgctattatagacttcatagtcaTTAGAAATAGTGCGTTTTCTTATTCTTTGAGGTCTCCCGTGAGcctgagcctgcggtgcctcatctatttggggctgCTGGTGCTCCTCTTCTTGTGCAGCAACTGGCTCGTCAGGAGCCTGATGAATGGGTTCCTCTTCCTCATTCACCGTCACCACAGAAAGGAGTCGTTACAGGTATCGGCATCGCAGTGACTTGCACTGGCGGTGCAGACACAACGGGCAGCGAGAAAAAGGATTCCTGAATCAcgggattgggtgtatacatcctcttctcctcaagatcaattttccttgctgtgccgctcccccggatcatttgatcCTCAAGAAAAACGGCATGCCTCGTTTCTACGAATTTCGTCGATCTGTCTGGGCAGTAGAAACGAAaaccctttgacctttctggatagccaataaaatggcaagaTACCATTCTCGAATCTAATTTTGCAATGGTCgggttaaatacttttgcctcagtaggactcccccacacccgcaggtgattcagtgagggcactcttcctgtccacatttcatacggcgttttcggcaccgatttactcggaactctgttgagaatgtgaatggcggttttcagtgcctccatccataaactcactggcaacgaagagtaactgatcatgcttcgcaccatatccattagagtgcgattgcgtctttcagccactccgttctgctgagactcgcccggcatcgagtactgggctactatgcCTTGTTCCATTAGGAACTTCGCAAaaggtcctggaacttggccatattgggtgtgtcgaccgtagtattcccctccacgatcggatcttacgattttaatctttaaatcatgttgattttctacttcggccttgaatattttaaacttatccaaagcctccgatctttctttaattggataaatgtatccataacgggaataatcgtctgtgaatgttatgaacgagtcataaccatccacactctttacattaaacggaccacagatatctgtgtgaattatttctaatacacctgtgctcctcttagcatttttctttattttctttacgaatttgccttttatgcattcaatgcattgctctaagtcagagaactctaatggaggaagaatttcgtttttaattaatctttctattctccccctcgaaatatgacctaaacgacagtgccataatttcgacgacgTATCGTGAGTTCTCTTTCGTTTTCTATTTGCGAGTGTAGGCGAGGATACATTCGCACtgttatcgcatacggaatgaacactttcgcgtaacgatatcaaataaagatcattcTTTCTAAATGCAGTGGAAATtactgtatcattacattcgATCAAGCATTTCCCATCTCCAAATAGACAAGAATAACCATCTTTGTCCAGACGAGACATACTAATTAAGTTTCTGTGTAGAGaaggaacaaataaaacatctCTAAGGACTATAACGAAGCCAGAGTCGAGTTCCAAATGAACGTCTCCTACTGCTTCAACGTCTGCCTGATCTCCATTTGCTACTCTAACTTGcttttcgcttctttgagtggttctcgtcgaatggaatccctgtaaagaatttgcaacatgaacagttgctcctgaatcaatccaccaagtagattttgaatattctatataTAAGGATTCATTTACAAATGAAATAACGTTCTCACCTCTTTTctccatgatcatctttaaaTATTTGGAACAGTCTTTCTTGTAGTGACCCCTCTCTTTGCAGTAGAGACATTGATCTTTATCTACGAGAGCCTGTCCCTGCTGCGGTCTGTGTTGTTGAGAGCTTTTACCTTTTGAGGAGGACGAAAAATTACCCTTGAAGTTGGTATTTTTCTTCTTGTTTACATAGTTTAAAGATCCGCCAGTAGTGGATCttatcctttcctcctcctgaacacacatTGCAATGGTCTTTTCAATgtcccaagtttgtggttgggtgttgtaattgataacaaaagtgtcaaattcttttggcaacgaagcaaaaaccagatggacaatgtgatcctccttaaaggcaaggtccaatgactTTAGCTTGTTATTCTGGTTGACCATGCGATGGATATGTTCCCTTATGCCACCGCCATTGTATCTctctgaaaccagttgtttgatcaactgggttgcataagtctttgaagaaccagtgtactggttttttaatttttcaagatactctatgacggtggcacaatctgggattgagcccataattgcaggctcaatcgtattctttaccactgccaaaCATTTCTTGTTGGCAGGGAACCATTTTGCATACAGTCTCTCATATTCTGCTTTTGCTTTCTTTTAagcaagctctgtttgcttccaagaagcattTGTGTCTGTGTCCTCCCTTTCAGGAAGCACAGGCTCTGTAGGAGTCGGTGTAGCTAGGACCCAATCTAATTCACCCATGATGAAATAGAGTTCCAGCTTTCTGTACCATTTATTGTAATTATCTCCCTTTAATATTGGAATATCGttgatggaaaacatcattgatactcctcctgaaaaatatccatgagtggtgaaaacattaaattaaggtcaaataaaatttattgcaTATGTAAAATACGATGTTGGTCATAAATTAAAATATGCAATAACCTTGTGTATTAaaactaaaacaccgttgggcagaattagaattAATACATAAAAATTATCTATTAAAATTAAGGCATAATCTCTTTTTGTATTAAATCTAGAATACCGTTGGGCATAAATAgaaataatacatgaaaaatatctatAACGGATAATTCAGTAAAAGTTGCAATATTGTCACttgttaacgttggtcaaaaAGATAACAATATTACGACTCAGAAAAATATCTATTGGCCTCgaagaatttaaattattccgttggttcaaatttaaatttcaaggcAAGTAATCAAAAGCATATAAAAACAtttaatctttgcagcggaaagCAGTAATTCTATCAAAAGGTGTCTAAATTTATCTTTTATAAACAGTGCATCAAGGT
Coding sequences within it:
- the LOC112898774 gene encoding uncharacterized protein LOC112898774 codes for the protein MVLEFDAGNYGQWRLCFLAVFAKFGLVDHINSFMVQGTSDWVQNDYSIVSWLYCTISTDLLRTIQTGSDTAYSLWRFIRGLFRDNRATRSAYLGAEFRNIYQGDMTVMAYCTKVKLLADQLRDLGSPVSDPDLVITLLRGLNPRLQHVIPGLTVNKLPNFLKMPLRFDQISESGIDARRLR